Proteins from a genomic interval of Zonotrichia leucophrys gambelii isolate GWCS_2022_RI chromosome 5, RI_Zleu_2.0, whole genome shotgun sequence:
- the GPR68 gene encoding ovarian cancer G-protein coupled receptor 1, producing the protein MVNFTENVTEKCNINHEIHETLSPVVYIFVFILGLPANCLSLYYGYLQIKAKNELGVYLCNLTIADLLYIFSLPFWLQYALQHDNWTYDELLCKVCGIMLYENIYISVGFLCCISIDRYLAVVHPFRFQRFRTMRAAAIVSSVIWAKEIITCSFVFTHGEISMDAESHLVCFEHYPIKKWEHNVNYYRFSAGFLFPLFLLAFSYCGILRVVHKSPGTQKKKKIQIKRLVSSTVFIFLVCFGPYHILLVVRSLLENSCSFAEKIFNVYHISLLLTTFNCVADPVLYCFSSESTYQNFVKMRDSCLTCLGHLSTETKESYPLNTTETPNRKQHEQQPGLLQIPLDDAGMKDCFTTNADSL; encoded by the coding sequence ATGGTGAATTTCACAGAGAATGTGACTGAGAAATGCAATATTAATCATGAAATCCACGAGACATTATCCCCTGTGGTGTACATATTTGTGTTCATATTAGGCTTGCCAGCAAACTGCCTGTCCCTGTACTACGGCTATTTACAGATCAAGGCTAAAAATGAATTAGGTGTCTACCTTTGCAATTTGACTATAGCAGACCTGCTGTAcatattttctttgcctttttggCTACAGTATGCTTTACAGCACGACAACTGGACCTACGATGAGCTGCTGTGCAAGGTGTGTGGCATCATGCTGTACGAGAACATCTACATCAGCGTGGGCTTCCTGTGCTGCATCTCCATCGACCGCTACCTGGCCGTGGTGCACCCCTTCCGCTTCCAGCGCTTCCGCACCATGAGGGCTGCGGCCATCGTCAGCAGCGTCATCTGGGCCAAGGAAATCATCACCTGCAGCTTTGTCTTCACACACGGGGAGATCAGCATGGATGCTGAGAGCCACCTGGTGTGCTTTGAGCATTACCCCATCAAGAAGTGGGAGCACAATGTCAATTACTACCGCTTCTCTGCTGGcttccttttccccttgtttCTGCTGGCCTTCTCCTACTGTGGGATTCTACGAGTTGTCCACAAGAGTCCTGGCAcccaaaagaagaagaaaatccaaattaaaagACTGGTATCAAGCactgttttcatctttttagTCTGCTTTGGACCATACCACATCCTACTTGTAGTTCGTAGCTTGTTGGAGAACAGCTGCTCATTTGCTGAGAAAATATTCAATGTTTACCATATTTCTCTCCTGTTAACCACTTTTAACTGTGTTGCTGACCCAGTATTGTACTGTTTTTCCAGTGAAAGCACTTACCAGAACTTCGTCAAGATGAGAGACTCTTGCCTAACATGTTTAGGCCATTTGAGTACTGAGACGAAGGAATCCTATCCACTAAACACTACTGAAACTCCCAACAGAAAACAGCATGAACAACAGCCAGGGTTATTACAAATACCACTCGATGATGCTGGAATGAAGGACTGCTTCACAACTAATGCAGACAGCCTATAG